From Pseudomonas sp. FP2335, the proteins below share one genomic window:
- a CDS encoding PLDc N-terminal domain-containing protein yields the protein MEIQYIWIGLAVILLLLELWAINIVLRSTGGWESKGLWLVILIFVPLFGLIAWAMFGPKREMPQQGKN from the coding sequence ATGGAAATTCAATACATCTGGATCGGTTTGGCAGTGATTCTGCTGCTGTTGGAATTGTGGGCAATCAATATCGTTTTGCGCAGCACAGGGGGCTGGGAGTCAAAAGGATTATGGTTGGTGATTCTGATTTTTGTGCCGCTGTTTGGGCTGATCGCCTGGGCGATGTTCGGGCCGAAACGCGAGATGCCACAACAGGGTAAAAATTGA
- a CDS encoding hemerythrin domain-containing protein translates to MNAIDLLKADHERVKALLTQLSESTERGVKKRTELLAKLEAEISLHTKLEEEILYPAFRKAGGKEQDIMYHEAKEEHRTVDSLVLPDLKQTEPSTTEFAGRVKVVKELLEHHIEEEETEMFPQAKKLLGKARLEELGAEMEAMKAAHKKLQSSKPMAA, encoded by the coding sequence ATGAATGCCATTGATCTGCTCAAAGCCGACCACGAACGCGTAAAGGCCCTGTTGACTCAATTGAGTGAGTCCACTGAACGCGGGGTAAAAAAACGCACTGAACTGTTGGCCAAGCTGGAGGCGGAAATCAGTTTGCATACCAAACTTGAGGAAGAAATCCTCTACCCCGCTTTCAGGAAAGCCGGTGGCAAGGAACAGGACATCATGTATCACGAGGCCAAGGAAGAGCACCGCACCGTCGACTCCCTGGTATTGCCCGACCTTAAACAGACCGAACCTTCAACCACAGAATTCGCCGGACGCGTCAAAGTGGTCAAGGAGCTGTTGGAGCACCACATCGAGGAAGAAGAAACCGAGATGTTCCCGCAGGCGAAAAAGCTGCTGGGCAAGGCGCGCCTTGAAGAGTTGGGCGCCGAAATGGAAGCGATGAAAGCGGCACACAAGAAATTGCAGTCCAGCAAGCCAATGGCGGCTTAA
- a CDS encoding DUF3079 domain-containing protein, with product MAKPFPLHPKHPERICWGCDRYCAATDLACGNGADRTMHPAEMLGDDWYEHGDWGVVPEPPVTDEPSVA from the coding sequence ATGGCCAAGCCTTTCCCGCTGCACCCCAAGCACCCCGAGCGTATCTGCTGGGGCTGTGACCGCTACTGCGCCGCGACCGACCTGGCCTGCGGCAACGGGGCCGATCGTACGATGCACCCGGCGGAGATGCTGGGTGATGACTGGTATGAACATGGCGACTGGGGCGTTGTGCCCGAGCCGCCAGTCACCGATGAGCCGTCAGTTGCCTGA
- a CDS encoding iron transporter yields MRTSSLLPIVLLLSTSAALAKEYPIGEPQHCPGLEIGAVYLQPIEMAPAGMMRATADSDVHLEADVRATADNAQGFQEGSFVPYLNLSFTLKKHGSETPINGDFHAMVANDGPHYGDNVKLQGPGKYTLTFTVLPPSGHHSLGLHTDKETGVAPWFERCEVHYEFVYAGIGKKGGY; encoded by the coding sequence ATGCGTACCTCTTCTTTGCTGCCCATCGTCCTGCTGCTGAGCACCTCGGCGGCACTCGCCAAGGAATACCCCATCGGCGAACCGCAACACTGCCCGGGGCTGGAAATCGGCGCGGTGTACCTGCAACCGATCGAGATGGCACCCGCCGGCATGATGCGCGCCACGGCCGATTCCGATGTGCACCTGGAAGCGGATGTGCGCGCCACCGCGGACAATGCCCAAGGCTTTCAGGAAGGCAGTTTCGTGCCCTACCTGAACCTGTCGTTCACCCTGAAAAAACACGGCAGCGAAACGCCCATCAACGGCGACTTCCACGCCATGGTCGCCAACGACGGGCCGCACTACGGTGACAACGTCAAGCTGCAAGGCCCCGGTAAATACACCCTCACCTTCACTGTACTGCCGCCGTCCGGCCACCACTCCCTGGGTCTGCATACCGACAAGGAAACCGGGGTCGCCCCGTGGTTCGAACGCTGCGAAGTGCATTACGAATTCGTCTATGCCGGCATCGGCAAAAAAGGCGGCTATTGA
- a CDS encoding cupredoxin domain-containing protein, whose translation MRRALWLGGVLLNGTALAAPLPVYELSLQDGHFNPPQLAVKAGERFKIVLKNIGQGPAEFESTPLRVEKVLSPGVITFVVIHPLQPGVYPFFDEFNPHLPEGSIRAD comes from the coding sequence ATGCGCCGTGCCCTGTGGCTGGGCGGCGTTCTGCTGAATGGCACGGCGTTGGCGGCGCCGTTGCCGGTGTATGAACTGAGCCTGCAGGACGGTCACTTCAACCCGCCACAACTGGCCGTCAAGGCTGGCGAGCGCTTCAAGATCGTGCTCAAGAATATCGGCCAGGGCCCGGCGGAATTTGAAAGCACGCCATTGCGGGTGGAGAAGGTGTTGTCGCCCGGCGTGATCACCTTCGTGGTGATCCACCCGCTCCAGCCCGGTGTGTATCCGTTCTTCGACGAGTTCAATCCCCATCTGCCCGAAGGCAGCATCCGCGCCGACTAG
- a CDS encoding FTR1 family protein, which produces MNQAMFIVWRESVEALLVIGILQAWISRQAGHSRLARFLWAGVLLGLLGSAGLAGLMLWAGETMSGAEGEWLQAALTLIASGLMVQMVFWMHRHAPTLKHRLVSEADRRLASHGGWGVLLLALLAVSREGSETVVFLYGAGARLHDEALGLFAIGGVLGLVLAGLTVLLLRGSRRFISWSGFFALSEALLLLLGGALLVAAVDRISGQLLAMDMPDWVYAAFGDSRWDSSALLSDSHGLGALLADFAGYRAAPSLITVLVLLGYWLLVGGGLRRARRVA; this is translated from the coding sequence ATGAATCAAGCGATGTTCATTGTGTGGCGCGAAAGCGTCGAGGCGCTGTTGGTGATCGGCATCCTGCAAGCCTGGATCAGCCGTCAGGCCGGTCATTCGCGCCTGGCGCGTTTCCTGTGGGCCGGGGTGCTGCTGGGGCTGCTCGGCTCCGCCGGTTTGGCCGGGCTGATGCTGTGGGCTGGCGAGACCATGAGCGGCGCCGAGGGCGAATGGCTGCAAGCGGCGCTCACACTGATCGCCAGCGGCTTGATGGTGCAGATGGTGTTCTGGATGCATCGCCACGCGCCCACCCTCAAACACCGCCTGGTGAGTGAAGCCGACCGGCGCCTGGCCAGTCACGGCGGCTGGGGGGTGCTGCTGTTGGCGCTGTTGGCGGTCAGCCGCGAAGGCAGTGAGACCGTGGTGTTTTTGTATGGTGCCGGTGCGCGCCTGCACGACGAGGCGCTGGGGTTGTTCGCCATCGGCGGCGTGCTCGGCCTGGTGCTGGCCGGGCTCACGGTGCTGCTGTTGCGCGGCAGCCGACGCTTCATTTCCTGGTCGGGATTTTTCGCCCTCAGCGAAGCCTTGCTGTTGCTGCTCGGCGGAGCCTTGCTGGTGGCAGCGGTGGACCGTATCAGCGGGCAACTGCTGGCCATGGACATGCCCGACTGGGTCTATGCGGCCTTTGGCGACAGCCGTTGGGACAGCAGCGCCTTGCTCAGTGACAGCCACGGCCTGGGCGCCTTGCTCGCCGATTTCGCTGGCTACCGCGCAGCGCCGAGCCTGATCACTGTGCTGGTGCTGCTCGGCTACTGGCTGCTGGTGGGCGGCGGCCTGCGCCGGGCGCGGCGCGTAGCATGA
- a CDS encoding 4Fe-4S binding protein: MSRLQQLGDGMRRHARLIRAVQWAVVLVYAALLVVPALLPLPDSQARVLGNLTLLAQFVFWGIWWPFVLLSMALFGRLWCGVLCPEGSLSEWASTHGRGLGIPRWLRWGGWPTVGFCLTTVYGQLISVYDYAQAALLILGGSTLAAVVVGLLFVRGKRVWCRYLCPVSGVFALLARLAPVHFAVDEQRWKANTAPRLPLPNCAPLLDIRRLQGASDCHACGRCSGQRGAVQLIARSSNQEILQAPRQPANPWDARLLLFGVIGLAMGAFQWTVSPWFIALKQYLAECLISRDWLWPLQDNAPWWLLTHYPQLNDSFSWLDGLCILLYLAGSSLLFGGGGWLLLRLAAYLAGDRALFRPLALTLTPLGGAGLFLGLSATTVKLLRYEGWVLAWVQPLRAGILLAAIGWCLWLAWQQLKGLPRGRAWLCVLMSTGLIGYGWWLQFWGWAS, encoded by the coding sequence ATGAGCCGCCTGCAACAGTTGGGCGATGGCATGCGCCGTCACGCACGGTTGATCCGTGCCGTGCAATGGGCCGTGGTGCTGGTGTACGCCGCCCTGCTGGTGGTGCCGGCGCTGCTGCCACTGCCGGACAGCCAGGCGCGTGTGCTGGGCAACCTGACGCTGCTGGCGCAGTTCGTGTTCTGGGGGATCTGGTGGCCGTTCGTGTTGCTGTCGATGGCGCTGTTCGGGCGCCTGTGGTGCGGCGTGCTGTGCCCGGAAGGTTCGCTGAGCGAATGGGCCAGCACCCACGGGCGCGGCCTCGGCATTCCGCGCTGGCTGCGCTGGGGCGGCTGGCCCACCGTGGGGTTTTGCCTGACCACCGTCTACGGCCAACTCATCAGCGTGTATGACTACGCCCAGGCCGCGCTGTTGATCCTCGGCGGCTCGACCCTGGCCGCCGTGGTGGTCGGCTTGCTGTTCGTGCGCGGCAAGCGCGTGTGGTGCCGCTACCTGTGCCCGGTCAGCGGCGTGTTCGCCCTGCTCGCGCGCCTGGCGCCGGTGCACTTCGCGGTGGATGAACAACGTTGGAAAGCCAACACCGCACCGCGCCTGCCACTGCCCAACTGTGCGCCGCTCCTGGACATTCGTCGCCTGCAAGGCGCCAGCGATTGCCACGCTTGCGGGCGTTGCAGCGGCCAACGCGGCGCCGTGCAACTGATCGCCCGCTCTAGCAACCAGGAAATCCTCCAGGCCCCACGCCAACCGGCCAACCCCTGGGACGCACGCCTGCTGCTGTTCGGCGTGATCGGCCTGGCCATGGGCGCCTTCCAATGGACCGTCAGCCCCTGGTTCATCGCCCTCAAGCAATACCTCGCCGAATGCTTGATCAGCCGCGATTGGCTATGGCCGCTGCAAGACAACGCACCCTGGTGGCTACTCACCCACTACCCGCAACTCAACGACAGCTTCAGTTGGCTGGATGGTCTGTGCATCCTGCTGTACCTGGCGGGCAGTTCACTGCTATTCGGTGGCGGCGGCTGGCTGCTGTTGCGCCTGGCCGCGTATTTGGCGGGCGATCGCGCACTGTTTCGGCCCCTGGCCCTGACCCTCACGCCCTTGGGTGGTGCGGGATTGTTTTTGGGATTGTCGGCGACCACGGTGAAATTGCTGCGCTACGAAGGATGGGTGCTGGCGTGGGTGCAACCATTGCGGGCGGGGATATTGCTGGCGGCGATAGGCTGGTGCCTGTGGTTGGCGTGGCAACAACTCAAGGGCCTGCCTCGCGGGCGGGCGTGGCTGTGTGTGCTGATGAGTACCGGGTTGATCGGTTATGGCTGGTGGCTGCAGTTCTGGGGCTGGGCCAGTTGA
- a CDS encoding methyl-accepting chemotaxis protein: MTQLTTAQRIVIGFAIAPLALVGLVFYALHDLATLKQQSEQIVQQDWPRIAPIMVIATGVRDNGRNTRDLLIDQDNPQAQEAIGATRQRITQAFATLEPLLDSAEGKAAYATLKTHRETYVAAFTQVQALIKQGAREQGLAQLKQQVMPAEAQVFKSLDALMAMQGRLFAEREQAAQTLYDEARRNMLGLFLLCLALVVAAAVIVTRSVIRPLGGEPDEAARVLSHIAQGDLTIVVPVGNSAEGSVMRNLHQMQQNLNQMVRHIAASVDGVASSSEELSAVSSQTSSSLQSQGQEIEQAATAVNEMTAAVDEVARNAVSTSEASRLSEQTAQRGRAQVQETVASINTLATGVVETSERIQQLAGRVQDISGVLEVIRSIADQTNLLALNAAIEAARAGDAGRGFAVVADEVRALAHRTQASTQEIEQMIGNIREDTEHAVAAMHSSSERVQATLGVAQRSGEALEEITRSISQINERNLMIASATEEQALVAREVDRNLVGIRSLSQQVLQGALHTETAGHDLAGMASALHQTVARFKV; this comes from the coding sequence ATGACGCAGTTAACCACGGCACAACGCATTGTCATCGGCTTCGCGATTGCGCCGCTGGCCCTGGTGGGCTTGGTGTTTTACGCCTTGCACGACCTGGCAACCCTCAAACAGCAGTCCGAGCAGATCGTGCAGCAGGACTGGCCGCGGATCGCACCGATCATGGTGATCGCCACGGGTGTGCGCGATAACGGGCGCAACACCCGCGACTTGCTGATCGACCAGGACAACCCGCAGGCCCAGGAGGCCATCGGCGCCACGCGCCAGCGCATCACCCAGGCGTTTGCCACCCTTGAACCGCTGCTCGACAGCGCCGAAGGCAAGGCCGCCTACGCCACCTTGAAAACCCATCGCGAGACTTACGTGGCCGCCTTCACCCAGGTGCAGGCGCTGATCAAGCAGGGCGCTCGCGAGCAGGGCCTGGCCCAGCTCAAGCAACAGGTGATGCCGGCCGAAGCGCAGGTATTCAAGAGCCTGGACGCGCTGATGGCGATGCAGGGGCGGTTGTTCGCCGAGCGCGAGCAGGCGGCGCAGACCCTGTATGACGAGGCGCGGCGCAACATGCTTGGTCTGTTCCTGCTGTGCCTGGCGCTGGTGGTCGCGGCGGCCGTGATCGTCACCCGCAGCGTTATTCGCCCATTGGGCGGCGAGCCGGATGAGGCGGCGCGGGTGTTGAGCCATATTGCCCAGGGCGACCTGACCATCGTCGTGCCGGTGGGCAATAGTGCCGAGGGCAGTGTGATGCGCAACCTGCACCAGATGCAGCAGAACCTTAACCAGATGGTGCGGCACATTGCAGCGTCGGTGGACGGCGTGGCCAGTTCCTCCGAAGAGTTGAGCGCGGTGAGCAGCCAGACCAGCAGCAGCTTGCAGTCCCAGGGCCAGGAGATCGAACAGGCGGCCACGGCGGTCAACGAGATGACGGCAGCGGTGGACGAAGTGGCGCGCAATGCGGTGAGCACCAGCGAGGCTTCGCGCCTGTCGGAGCAGACTGCCCAGCGTGGGCGGGCGCAGGTCCAGGAGACCGTGGCGTCGATCAACACCCTGGCCACCGGCGTGGTGGAAACCTCCGAGCGCATCCAGCAACTGGCCGGACGTGTGCAAGACATCAGCGGCGTGCTCGAAGTGATCCGCAGCATTGCCGACCAGACCAACCTGCTGGCCCTCAACGCCGCCATCGAAGCCGCCCGCGCCGGCGATGCCGGACGTGGCTTTGCGGTGGTGGCCGATGAGGTGCGCGCGCTGGCCCATCGCACCCAGGCCTCGACCCAGGAGATCGAGCAGATGATCGGCAACATCCGCGAAGACACCGAACATGCGGTGGCGGCGATGCACAGCAGCAGCGAACGGGTACAGGCGACGCTTGGCGTGGCACAACGCTCGGGCGAGGCGCTGGAGGAAATCACCCGGTCGATCTCGCAGATCAACGAGCGCAACCTGATGATCGCCAGTGCCACCGAGGAACAGGCGCTGGTGGCGCGGGAGGTGGATCGCAATCTGGTGGGTATTCGCAGCTTGTCGCAGCAGGTGCTGCAAGGGGCGTTGCACACCGAGACGGCAGGCCATGACCTGGCGGGGATGGCGAGTGCGCTGCACCAGACGGTGGCGCGCTTCAAGGTCTAG
- a CDS encoding anaerobic ribonucleoside-triphosphate reductase activating protein produces the protein MSRALRVGGLVPLTTLDYPGMLACVLFCQGCAWRCRYCHNPDLIPPRASTEIDWRRVLLFLQRRQDLLDAVVFSGGEPTLQEGLPAAMDEVRALGFRIGLHSAGIKPAGFANALRHADWVGFDVKALAEDCQSVTQVKGSGAANWRSLDTLLASGVDYECRTTVHWHLIDPARLLLLAQRLQAAGVQRFAVQMVRTASMLDTQLPSSPLQVRLPELWGRIRELFPAFVLRG, from the coding sequence ATGAGTCGAGCGCTACGGGTCGGGGGCCTGGTGCCCCTGACCACCCTCGACTACCCCGGCATGCTCGCCTGCGTGCTGTTCTGCCAGGGCTGTGCCTGGCGTTGTCGTTACTGCCACAACCCGGACCTGATCCCGCCGCGCGCCAGCACGGAGATTGATTGGCGCCGGGTGTTGCTGTTTCTGCAGCGCCGCCAGGACCTGCTCGACGCGGTGGTATTCAGCGGCGGCGAACCGACCTTGCAGGAAGGCTTGCCGGCGGCCATGGATGAAGTGCGCGCGCTGGGTTTTCGCATTGGTTTGCACAGCGCGGGGATCAAGCCGGCAGGCTTTGCCAATGCGTTGCGGCATGCCGATTGGGTCGGGTTTGACGTCAAGGCGCTGGCCGAGGACTGCCAGTCGGTGACCCAGGTCAAGGGCAGCGGCGCCGCCAATTGGCGCAGCCTCGACACCTTGCTCGCCAGTGGCGTGGATTACGAGTGCCGCACCACCGTGCATTGGCACTTGATCGATCCCGCACGCCTGCTGCTGCTGGCCCAGCGTTTGCAAGCCGCAGGTGTGCAGCGCTTTGCCGTGCAGATGGTGCGGACCGCCAGCATGCTCGATACGCAACTGCCGAGTTCGCCGCTGCAGGTGCGGTTACCGGAGTTGTGGGGGCGTATCCGCGAGTTGTTTCCCGCTTTTGTATTGCGAGGGTGA
- the nrdD gene encoding anaerobic ribonucleoside-triphosphate reductase, with amino-acid sequence MQATQPQRQRCEVWTRVMGYHRPVSAFNPGKQSEHQERVHFTETAAAAGRQ; translated from the coding sequence ATGCAAGCAACCCAGCCACAACGTCAGCGCTGCGAAGTCTGGACCCGGGTGATGGGTTATCACCGGCCAGTCTCGGCGTTCAACCCCGGCAAGCAATCCGAGCACCAGGAGCGTGTGCACTTTACCGAAACGGCCGCTGCGGCCGGGCGCCAATGA
- a CDS encoding ribonucleoside triphosphate reductase, which yields MQTALTPLASTHLYKRDGTLAPFDAEKIRQALIAAGNATAEYQAAEVDVLLGAVLARLRGIERLDVEQIQDSVERVLMDAGYFLSMRAYIVYREQHGRLRRDRKTLVEVATSMNEYLDREDWRVQANANQGYSLGGLVLNVAGKVTANYWLDEVYSEAIGRAHREADLHIHDLDMLAGYCAGWSLRSLLHEGLNGVPGRVEAGPPKHLSSALGQMVNFLGTLQNEWAGAQAFSSFDTYLAPYVRKDQLSYPEVRQALQEFIYNLNVPSRWGTQTPFTNLTFDWVCPEDLREQVPVIGGEEMPFAYGDLHAEMELINRAYIEVMQAGDAKGRVFTFPIPTYNITHDFPWDSPNADRLFEMTARYGLPYFQNFLNSDMQPNQVRSMCCRLQLDVRELLKRGGGLFGSAEQTGSLGVVTINCARLGYLFKGNTSGLLQRLDNLMELAMESLEVKRKVIQHHMDAGLYPYTKRYLGTLRNHFSTIGLNGMHEMLRNFSDDEQGMHTAQGREFALKLLDHVRATLLRFQEETGHLYNLEATPAEGTTYRFAKEDRKRYPQILQAGSAVAPYYTNSSQLPVGFTQDPFEALELQDELQCKYTGGTVLHLYMAEQISSTQACKQLVRKALGRFRLPYLTVTPTFSICPVHGYLAGEHEFCPKCDEVLAAAR from the coding sequence ATGCAAACCGCTCTCACCCCGCTGGCCAGCACCCATCTCTACAAGCGCGACGGCACCCTGGCCCCCTTCGACGCCGAAAAAATCCGCCAAGCCCTGATCGCCGCCGGCAACGCCACCGCTGAGTACCAGGCCGCCGAAGTCGACGTGTTGCTGGGCGCGGTGCTGGCTCGGCTGCGGGGGATCGAACGGCTGGACGTGGAACAAATCCAGGACAGCGTCGAACGTGTATTGATGGACGCCGGTTACTTCCTGTCGATGCGCGCCTACATCGTCTACCGCGAGCAGCACGGCCGCTTGCGCCGCGATCGCAAGACCCTGGTGGAAGTCGCCACGTCGATGAACGAATACCTCGACCGTGAAGACTGGCGCGTGCAGGCGAATGCCAACCAGGGCTATTCCCTCGGTGGGCTGGTGCTGAATGTGGCGGGCAAGGTCACCGCCAATTACTGGCTGGATGAGGTCTACAGCGAGGCGATCGGCCGTGCGCATCGCGAGGCCGACCTGCATATCCATGACCTGGACATGCTCGCCGGTTATTGCGCCGGCTGGTCGCTGCGCTCGTTGTTGCATGAAGGCCTCAACGGCGTGCCGGGCCGGGTCGAGGCGGGGCCGCCGAAGCACTTGAGCAGCGCCCTGGGGCAGATGGTCAACTTCCTCGGCACCCTGCAAAACGAGTGGGCCGGGGCCCAGGCGTTCAGCTCGTTCGATACTTACCTGGCGCCCTATGTGCGCAAGGATCAGTTGAGCTACCCCGAAGTACGCCAGGCGTTGCAAGAGTTCATCTACAACCTCAACGTGCCGTCGCGCTGGGGCACCCAGACGCCATTTACCAACCTGACCTTCGACTGGGTGTGCCCTGAAGACCTGCGCGAGCAAGTTCCGGTGATCGGCGGTGAGGAAATGCCGTTCGCCTATGGCGACCTGCACGCCGAAATGGAGTTGATCAACCGTGCCTACATCGAAGTGATGCAGGCCGGGGACGCCAAGGGCCGGGTGTTCACCTTCCCGATTCCGACCTACAACATCACCCACGATTTCCCCTGGGACAGCCCCAACGCCGACCGCCTGTTCGAGATGACGGCGCGCTATGGCTTGCCGTATTTCCAGAACTTCCTCAATTCCGATATGCAACCCAATCAGGTGCGCTCGATGTGCTGCCGCCTGCAACTGGACGTGCGCGAATTGCTCAAGCGCGGCGGTGGCCTGTTCGGTTCGGCGGAGCAGACCGGCAGCCTCGGCGTGGTGACGATCAACTGCGCGCGCCTGGGCTATCTGTTCAAGGGCAATACCTCGGGCTTGTTGCAACGCCTGGACAACCTGATGGAACTGGCGATGGAAAGCCTGGAGGTCAAGCGCAAGGTGATCCAGCACCATATGGACGCCGGGCTCTACCCCTACACCAAGCGTTACCTGGGCACGCTGCGCAATCACTTCTCGACCATCGGCCTCAACGGCATGCACGAGATGCTGCGCAATTTCAGCGACGACGAGCAGGGCATGCACACCGCCCAGGGCCGCGAATTCGCGCTCAAGCTGCTTGACCACGTGCGCGCCACCTTGCTGCGGTTCCAGGAAGAAACCGGCCACCTCTACAACCTCGAAGCGACCCCGGCGGAAGGCACCACCTACCGTTTCGCCAAGGAAGACCGCAAGCGCTATCCGCAGATCCTGCAAGCGGGCAGCGCGGTCGCGCCGTACTACACCAACTCCTCGCAATTGCCGGTGGGCTTCACCCAGGACCCGTTCGAAGCCCTGGAGCTGCAAGACGAACTGCAATGCAAATACACCGGCGGCACCGTGTTGCACCTGTACATGGCCGAGCAGATTTCCTCGACCCAGGCCTGCAAGCAGTTGGTGCGCAAGGCGCTGGGGCGTTTCCGCCTGCCGTACCTGACGGTCACGCCGACGTTTTCGATCTGCCCGGTGCACGGCTACCTGGCGGGCGAACATGAGTTCTGCCCCAAGTGCGACGAGGTCCTGGCCGCGGCCCGATAA
- the moaA gene encoding GTP 3',8-cyclase MoaA — translation MSLVDGLGRSIDYLRLSVTDRCDFRCVYCMAKTMTFLPRQQVLSLEELQRLAALFVGQGVRKIRLTGGEPLIRPGIVELCRNIAALPGLRELVMTSNGSQLVRLARPLAAAGVKRMNISLDSLDPERFRAITRNGDLHQVLGGIEAASAAGFERVKLNCVVMKGRNFDEVPALARYAIEQGIDISFIEEMPLGDVGRSRGETFCPSDEVRAVIARDYELLDSAESSGGPARYVRLARHPGTRIGFISPNSHNFCGSCNRVRMTVEGRLLLCLGQEDALDLRGLLRRYPLDDQPLIEALHKALRGKPLRHDFTGAGEVQVVRFMNMSGG, via the coding sequence ATGAGCCTGGTGGATGGGCTCGGCCGTTCGATTGACTACCTGCGCCTGTCGGTGACCGACCGTTGTGATTTTCGCTGTGTGTACTGCATGGCGAAAACCATGACCTTTCTGCCACGCCAGCAGGTACTGAGCCTGGAAGAACTGCAACGCCTGGCCGCGCTGTTTGTGGGGCAGGGCGTGCGCAAGATCCGCCTCACCGGCGGTGAGCCGCTGATCCGTCCGGGCATTGTCGAGCTGTGTCGCAACATCGCTGCGCTGCCCGGTTTGCGCGAGCTGGTGATGACCAGCAACGGCTCGCAGTTGGTGCGGTTGGCGCGGCCGTTGGCGGCGGCGGGGGTCAAGCGCATGAATATCAGCCTTGACAGCCTTGATCCCGAGCGGTTTCGCGCGATCACGCGCAACGGTGATTTGCACCAGGTGCTGGGCGGCATCGAAGCGGCCAGCGCGGCGGGGTTCGAGCGGGTCAAGCTCAACTGCGTGGTGATGAAAGGGCGCAACTTCGACGAGGTGCCGGCGTTGGCGCGTTATGCGATCGAGCAGGGCATCGACATCAGCTTTATCGAGGAAATGCCCCTGGGCGATGTGGGCCGTTCGCGGGGCGAGACGTTTTGCCCCAGTGACGAGGTGCGCGCCGTGATCGCCCGGGACTATGAGCTGCTCGACAGCGCCGAGAGCAGCGGCGGCCCGGCGCGTTATGTGCGTCTGGCACGGCATCCGGGCACGCGCATCGGGTTTATCTCGCCGAACTCGCACAACTTTTGCGGCAGCTGCAACCGGGTACGCATGACGGTGGAGGGGCGTTTGTTGTTGTGCCTGGGGCAGGAGGATGCGTTGGATCTGCGTGGGTTGCTCAGGCGCTATCCACTGGACGATCAACCGCTGATCGAGGCGTTGCACAAGGCGTTGCGGGGTAAGCCGTTGCGCCATGATTTCACCGGGGCGGGGGAGGTGCAGGTGGTGCGATTTATGAATATGAGTGGGGGGTGA
- a CDS encoding peptidylprolyl isomerase has translation MTTGCGCGGGCGSSAPAPEPQVEVVPAAPELIASSEQEWPIVSVNGVPITPEAMALELQYHPAESRESAVYLAARALVIRELLQQRIAELGLAMDIGPGENEEEAATRLLLEREISVPQCDEATCLHYFESNRGRFHSAPLLAVRHILLECAPDDAEARQMAHVQAEILLLSLTQEPGSFAELALKYSACPSKAQGGSLGQISKGQTVPELERQLFTLAPGLADKPLESRYGWHVISIDQRVEGQPLPYEAVAGAIRTQLQQGVWQKALVQYLQTLIGAADIRGLALQGADSPLVQ, from the coding sequence ATGACAACAGGATGCGGATGTGGCGGGGGTTGTGGGTCGTCGGCGCCAGCGCCGGAACCTCAAGTGGAGGTGGTGCCAGCGGCACCTGAATTGATCGCCAGCAGTGAACAGGAATGGCCGATCGTCAGCGTCAACGGTGTGCCCATCACGCCCGAGGCGATGGCCCTGGAGTTGCAATACCACCCGGCCGAGAGCCGTGAATCGGCGGTGTACCTGGCCGCCCGGGCGTTGGTGATCCGCGAGCTGTTGCAGCAGCGCATTGCCGAACTCGGCCTGGCCATGGACATCGGCCCCGGCGAGAACGAAGAGGAAGCGGCTACGCGTTTGCTGCTGGAGCGTGAAATCAGCGTGCCGCAGTGTGATGAAGCGACCTGCCTGCATTACTTCGAAAGCAATCGCGGGCGCTTCCACAGCGCGCCGTTGCTGGCGGTGCGGCACATCCTGCTCGAATGCGCGCCGGACGATGCCGAAGCGCGGCAGATGGCCCATGTACAGGCCGAAATCCTGCTGCTGAGCCTGACCCAGGAGCCTGGCAGTTTCGCCGAGTTGGCCCTCAAGTACTCGGCGTGCCCATCCAAGGCCCAGGGCGGTTCGTTGGGCCAGATCAGCAAGGGCCAGACCGTGCCGGAACTGGAGCGGCAACTGTTCACGCTGGCCCCGGGGCTGGCCGACAAACCCCTGGAAAGCCGCTACGGCTGGCACGTGATCAGCATCGACCAGCGCGTCGAAGGCCAGCCGTTGCCCTATGAAGCGGTGGCTGGCGCGATCCGCACCCAGTTGCAGCAGGGCGTGTGGCAGAAGGCGCTGGTGCAGTACCTGCAAACCCTGATTGGCGCGGCGGACATCCGTGGCCTCGCCTTGCAGGGCGCCGACTCGCCGTTGGTGCAGTGA